The sequence CTCCAGAGATTTTCAAGTTTTCAAGAATCTCACGCAATTGCTTGGCAAAATGTGAAATTTCATTTTCTTCCCGCTCACCAAAATATATCGCCCCTCTAAAATCTATAATAAACTCTTTTTTGCCAAACTCTTTATTATGTATTTTAAATATTATCTTATCTTCAATCTGGTAAATGTTTTGAATATAGCTGCCAATAAGAAACCTGGAATTTTCTTCGAGCCATTTGTATATATCATATGAAGACAATTCTATGCCCATCTATTAACACCTGCTCGAATATCGAATGATGATGAAATATTTTAAGTCATTGCTTATAGAAACTTATTTCTTTAACAATGCAATACCTTTACAACAAGGTGATGTTTTATGAGTGACGTACAGGATATGCTAAAATTCCTTAAAATAAATAACATAGATGACCTATTTATGGATATTCCTAAAGAAGCGAGAATCGACAGAATAGATATTCCGGATGGCATTACGGAACAGGAGCTGATTGCGCAGGCTAATGCTATACTCAATAGAAACAAAACTGCCAAAGAAATGCCCATGTTTATAGGCGCTGGAATATACAATCATTATATTCCGGCAGCAGTAGCAGCACTGGTATCGAGATCTGAATTTTATACTGCATACACCCCATATCAGCCAGAGATATCCCAGGGAATGTTGCAGACTCTGTTTGAATATCAGAGCTATATTGCAGAATTGACAGAAATGGATGTTGCAAATGCATCAATGTACGATTTTGCAACTGCGTTGGGTGAAGCAGCAAGAATGGCAAATGCCATAAACATGAAAAAAGAGATTTTAATTCCGAAAAATATTCTTGAAGAAAAGAAAAAAGTATTGCAGGTATATTTATATGGGCTGGGAGTAAAGATAGTCGAATACCCATATGAGCCAGCAACCGGTAAAGTGGACTTAAACGCGCTTTCAGCACTGGTTAACGAAAATACGTCTGCAATATATGCTGAAAACCCGAATATGTTCGGCATAATTGATGAAAATGTCATGAAAATCAGAGATCTATCCAAAGACTTTGTGTTTATAGTTGGTATCAATCCGATAAGTCTTGGGCTCATAAAGCCTCCGGGAGAATATGGTGCAGATATAGTCATAGGAGAAGGACAGATTCTTGGAAGCTACATGAACTTTGGGGGGCCATTGCTAGGAATATTTGCCACTAAAAAAGAGTATGTAAGAAAAATGCCTGGGAGACTTATCGGAATGTCTAAGGATCTATCTGGAAAGAGAGCATTTGTAATGACTCTTCAGACCAGAGAACAGCATATAAGAAGAGCAAAAGCTACAAGTAACATATGCTCTAACGAAGCATTATGTGCGGTTACTACTACAATATATCTATCTATGCTTGGAGGAAGCGGCTTAAGAGAAGTTGCAGAGCTGAACTTTACTAAAGCAAACAGTGTTTTTGATAAGATAGCAAAGATCAAAGGGTACAAAAAAGCATTTTCAGGTTCGGTACATTTCAATGAGTGTGTGATAAAGTTGCCAGTCTCTGAGAAAAAAGTAAACGATGAGCTTTTGAAGAGAGGAGTGCATGGCGGATATATGTTAAACACTTCAACATCCAATAAATACAAAGATCTTGGAGAGAGCATGATATTCAATGTAACGGAGATGCATACTGATTCAGATATAAATTTGTTGTTGAGCTCTTTAAAGGAGGTGCAGTAAATGTACAGACAGGCAGTTTACGATGAAAAACTGATTTTTGAGCAACAGGGAGAGAGATCTATAAAGTTTAAAAAAGAGG comes from Thermoplasmata archaeon and encodes:
- the gcvPA gene encoding aminomethyl-transferring glycine dehydrogenase subunit GcvPA is translated as MSDVQDMLKFLKINNIDDLFMDIPKEARIDRIDIPDGITEQELIAQANAILNRNKTAKEMPMFIGAGIYNHYIPAAVAALVSRSEFYTAYTPYQPEISQGMLQTLFEYQSYIAELTEMDVANASMYDFATALGEAARMANAINMKKEILIPKNILEEKKKVLQVYLYGLGVKIVEYPYEPATGKVDLNALSALVNENTSAIYAENPNMFGIIDENVMKIRDLSKDFVFIVGINPISLGLIKPPGEYGADIVIGEGQILGSYMNFGGPLLGIFATKKEYVRKMPGRLIGMSKDLSGKRAFVMTLQTREQHIRRAKATSNICSNEALCAVTTTIYLSMLGGSGLREVAELNFTKANSVFDKIAKIKGYKKAFSGSVHFNECVIKLPVSEKKVNDELLKRGVHGGYMLNTSTSNKYKDLGESMIFNVTEMHTDSDINLLLSSLKEVQ